The Phycisphaerae bacterium genome has a window encoding:
- the ruvX gene encoding Holliday junction resolvase RuvX — protein MDSISNEQNLPVRRALPPKSRKPHIIARGHLERKRVLGYFVNMRPRSDATPPTHDDLAPGRANRHIMGHWIGLDYGTRRIGVATADPRGRIATPTTTLNSSGNASRDAQTILRWTADRDVQGIVLGLPLNMDGSDSQQTRRTRAFADALRRASIVTVELWDERLSTFQADEHLAAAAVRPGRRRALRDALAAQVILQSFLDARRAAADPPAPAE, from the coding sequence ATGGATTCCATCAGCAATGAGCAAAACCTGCCGGTCCGTCGCGCACTACCACCGAAATCTCGCAAGCCACACATTATTGCCAGAGGGCACCTAGAACGCAAGCGTGTTCTCGGTTATTTTGTGAACATGCGGCCGCGGTCGGATGCGACACCGCCAACCCACGACGACCTCGCGCCGGGACGAGCCAACAGGCACATTATGGGACACTGGATCGGACTGGACTACGGCACCCGCCGCATCGGCGTCGCCACGGCCGACCCCCGCGGCCGTATCGCCACCCCCACCACCACGCTGAACAGCTCCGGGAACGCTTCCAGGGACGCCCAGACCATACTGCGTTGGACCGCCGACCGCGATGTTCAGGGCATCGTCCTCGGTCTGCCACTCAACATGGACGGCTCCGACAGCCAGCAGACGCGCCGGACGCGCGCCTTTGCCGACGCGCTCCGCCGCGCGAGCATCGTGACCGTCGAACTCTGGGACGAGCGCTTGAGCACTTTCCAGGCGGACGAGCACCTCGCCGCCGCAGCGGTGCGCCCCGGACGCCGGCGGGCGCTGCGCGACGCGCTGGCGGCGCAGGTGATCCTGCAGTCGTTTCTCGACGCGCGGCGCGCCGCCGCCGACCCACCCGCGCCGGCGGAATGA
- a CDS encoding RDD family protein translates to MTTWRKRQFVPAGGVGVALLAALALPAGAQPPSATAELTPWAARLVAGQQTLWLVRSDDRGARIFLRGPNEAFAPGTPLGAPLDQLVVSHDLLYGFTRDGAFYSLRPEGWTRELDLPGRVHPVELTADDFGLVALIRSPRAGELPRLVDGARPATSQPFDPGTAPFSVVRYDSQGWIAITPAPLTLAPEGPVPPRLAVLRDALCLLWWSPDTHDIEHVTWDPATQVWRPGHPTPAIPDLDAFWLVTVSRVPTLIVATRTAGAPPALSAFRLFGGLQGLPVEWRRTPLQVSELPPGVEALRYSSACAFNQHAALLMLDAAHAPFVRWARLDGAPLEHTVAAADVFGAPSRSARAPQWIQGATLLLLLAVAVALFAFRRNAIASVANLPEDCAVALTIQRLVGSVVDLAPFLLIFAAVFGVNWYRGLGELFGWAAGRDAARGQFPALVTLLWWATSCVAAVLYCLIMELLTRRTVGKVLTGTRIVSETGEPATPQQILVRNALRLVELLPPLWVLGFLVVLSRNRQRLGDIFARTLVVRRVRPRDPAPPTD, encoded by the coding sequence GTGACTACCTGGCGGAAGCGGCAGTTCGTCCCGGCTGGCGGCGTGGGGGTGGCGCTGCTCGCCGCGCTGGCCTTGCCGGCCGGCGCTCAACCCCCATCCGCGACCGCAGAACTCACGCCGTGGGCCGCGCGGCTGGTCGCTGGCCAGCAGACGCTGTGGCTCGTGCGGTCCGACGACCGGGGCGCGCGGATCTTCCTTCGTGGGCCGAACGAGGCCTTCGCGCCCGGCACCCCGCTGGGCGCGCCCCTCGATCAACTCGTCGTGAGCCATGATTTGCTGTATGGCTTCACGCGCGACGGGGCATTTTATTCTCTGCGGCCGGAAGGCTGGACGCGCGAGCTGGATCTGCCGGGCCGGGTGCACCCGGTAGAGCTAACCGCCGATGACTTCGGGTTGGTCGCCCTGATCCGCTCGCCGCGCGCGGGCGAGCTGCCGCGCCTGGTGGACGGCGCCCGGCCGGCTACGTCGCAACCCTTCGACCCTGGCACGGCCCCGTTCAGCGTGGTGCGCTATGACAGCCAGGGCTGGATCGCCATCACGCCGGCGCCGCTCACCCTGGCACCGGAGGGCCCGGTCCCGCCGCGGCTGGCCGTGCTGCGCGACGCGCTGTGCCTGCTTTGGTGGTCGCCCGACACGCACGATATCGAGCATGTCACCTGGGACCCCGCAACACAGGTGTGGCGTCCCGGGCACCCGACGCCGGCGATCCCTGACCTGGATGCGTTCTGGCTGGTCACCGTCAGCCGCGTGCCCACCCTGATCGTGGCGACGCGCACGGCGGGCGCGCCACCGGCCCTGAGCGCTTTTCGCCTGTTCGGCGGTCTGCAGGGCCTGCCGGTCGAATGGCGCAGAACGCCGTTGCAGGTCTCCGAACTTCCGCCCGGCGTGGAGGCGCTGCGGTACAGCTCGGCGTGTGCGTTCAACCAGCACGCCGCGCTGCTGATGCTCGACGCCGCACACGCACCCTTCGTGCGCTGGGCGCGGCTCGACGGAGCGCCGCTCGAGCACACGGTGGCTGCGGCGGACGTGTTCGGCGCGCCAAGCCGGTCCGCGCGGGCGCCGCAGTGGATCCAGGGCGCGACGCTGCTGCTGCTGCTCGCGGTAGCGGTAGCGCTGTTCGCATTTCGGCGCAATGCCATCGCCTCCGTCGCGAATCTGCCGGAGGATTGCGCGGTGGCGCTCACCATCCAGCGCCTGGTGGGCAGCGTTGTCGACCTGGCGCCGTTTCTGTTGATCTTTGCGGCCGTGTTCGGCGTGAACTGGTACCGCGGCCTCGGCGAGTTGTTCGGCTGGGCGGCGGGGCGGGATGCCGCGCGCGGCCAGTTCCCGGCGCTCGTCACCCTGCTGTGGTGGGCCACAAGCTGCGTCGCGGCGGTTCTCTACTGCCTGATCATGGAGCTGCTGACCCGCCGCACCGTCGGCAAGGTCCTGACCGGCACGCGGATCGTGTCGGAAACCGGCGAACCCGCGACGCCCCAGCAGATTCTGGTGCGGAACGCGCTGCGGCTGGTGGAGTTGTTGCCGCCGCTCTGGGTGTTGGGGTTCCTGGTCGTGCTGTCGCGCAACCGGCAGCGGCTGGGGGACATCTTCGCCCGTACGCTGGTCGTGCGCCGGGTGCGGCCACGCGACCCTGCCCCCCCCACCGATTAG
- a CDS encoding GAF domain-containing protein has protein sequence MQSRPYERVQLELQAAGDRAQRVRAVVDALWDALKDTGVSWVGIYVHAGSDELVLAARRDKPACSPIGMHGACGTVFKTRRPLVVRDVQDLGPNYIACDPRDRSEVVIPLLEADGSCWGVLDLDSHEVGSFSAEDVSGLAAVLRAAGLTT, from the coding sequence ATGCAGAGCCGTCCCTATGAGCGCGTGCAGCTTGAACTCCAGGCAGCCGGCGACCGGGCACAGCGCGTGCGCGCCGTTGTCGATGCGCTCTGGGACGCGCTGAAGGACACCGGCGTCTCGTGGGTCGGGATCTATGTGCATGCGGGTAGCGACGAGCTGGTGCTCGCGGCGCGGCGCGACAAGCCGGCGTGTTCGCCGATCGGAATGCATGGGGCGTGCGGGACAGTGTTCAAGACTCGCCGGCCGCTCGTTGTGCGTGACGTGCAGGACCTTGGTCCGAACTACATCGCCTGCGATCCGCGCGACCGCTCGGAGGTGGTGATACCGCTGCTGGAGGCCGACGGGTCGTGTTGGGGCGTGCTCGACCTTGACAGTCACGAAGTCGGTAGCTTCAGCGCGGAAGATGTGAGCGGGCTCGCGGCGGTGCTGCGCGCGGCGGGCCTGACGACGTAG
- a CDS encoding prepilin-type N-terminal cleavage/methylation domain-containing protein encodes MRASRGFSLIELLVCTAIIAVLLAILAPSLSAARAQAQRVQCASNLRQLAVAWHCYTGEYRGRAMPLAYTDLRIIGSGPPVYWWGTNDVAGVDHTRGFVWPYLRSDLRVNGVYECPRQPWGTYIPQGAARAVTSTYGYNGYYLCPPHTPGWTMHIGAKPWKNLDLLRRPQALFLFADTLIDLGQAQPENDALLDPPSIYFARRWIPNSAPTTAFRHRGRTNAAAADGHVAAHGPTGGAVVSWRFGIGSVGAENDPHYVPDWQSW; translated from the coding sequence ATGCGTGCGTCACGCGGCTTTTCGTTAATCGAGCTACTCGTCTGCACGGCGATCATCGCGGTGCTGCTGGCGATTCTGGCACCGAGCCTGTCAGCGGCCCGCGCCCAGGCCCAGCGCGTCCAGTGCGCCAGCAACCTCCGCCAACTCGCGGTCGCCTGGCACTGTTACACGGGTGAGTACCGCGGCCGGGCGATGCCGCTGGCCTACACGGACCTGCGGATCATCGGCAGCGGCCCACCCGTGTATTGGTGGGGCACGAACGATGTCGCCGGTGTGGACCACACGCGCGGGTTCGTCTGGCCGTATCTGCGATCGGACCTGCGTGTCAACGGCGTTTATGAGTGCCCGCGGCAGCCTTGGGGAACGTACATTCCGCAGGGGGCCGCGCGGGCGGTGACGAGCACGTACGGCTATAACGGCTACTACCTTTGCCCGCCGCACACGCCCGGCTGGACCATGCACATCGGCGCTAAACCCTGGAAGAACCTGGACCTGCTGCGGCGACCCCAGGCCCTGTTTCTGTTTGCCGACACGCTGATCGACCTCGGACAGGCCCAGCCCGAGAACGACGCGCTACTCGACCCCCCGTCGATCTACTTCGCGCGCCGGTGGATCCCCAACAGCGCCCCGACCACCGCGTTCCGGCACCGGGGGCGCACGAACGCCGCCGCGGCGGACGGGCACGTCGCGGCACACGGGCCAACCGGAGGGGCAGTGGTGTCGTGGCGGTTCGGGATCGGGTCGGTGGGGGCGGAGAACGACCCGCACTATGTCCCGGACTGGCAGTCCTGGTAG
- a CDS encoding metallophosphoesterase codes for MKRAQPKNKSFAIISDIHANLEALTAVLADIDERGVREIVCLGDIIGYGANPKECLDLVREHCRITMMGNHDHAVLFEPTNFNLPAERACYWTRQVLEDEPDPELRCARWKFLGELPIRVKERDVLFVHASPRRPMNEYIFPEDVFTNPQKVIANFERLDARLCFVGHTHQPGVFVDDPYFDPPDELPDSPFYEVDNERAIVNVGSVGQPRDRDARACYVIVRRRPEMFEDGVESLAAAALNSSVEQVEFVRVEYDLEQTVQKILAEPALEDLLGTRLYDGR; via the coding sequence TTGAAACGCGCGCAGCCCAAGAACAAGAGCTTCGCCATCATCAGCGACATCCACGCGAATCTGGAAGCGCTGACGGCGGTTTTGGCCGACATCGACGAGCGCGGCGTGCGCGAGATCGTCTGCCTGGGAGACATCATCGGTTACGGCGCGAATCCGAAGGAATGCCTCGACCTCGTGCGCGAGCACTGCCGCATCACGATGATGGGCAACCACGACCACGCGGTCCTGTTCGAGCCGACCAATTTCAACCTGCCGGCCGAGCGGGCCTGCTATTGGACGCGCCAGGTGCTCGAGGACGAACCGGACCCGGAGCTGCGCTGTGCGCGCTGGAAGTTCCTCGGCGAGCTGCCGATCCGCGTGAAAGAACGCGACGTACTGTTCGTGCACGCGTCGCCGCGCCGGCCGATGAACGAGTACATCTTCCCCGAGGACGTATTCACCAACCCGCAGAAGGTCATCGCAAACTTCGAGCGGCTGGACGCGCGCCTGTGCTTCGTCGGCCACACGCACCAGCCCGGCGTGTTCGTCGACGACCCGTATTTCGATCCGCCGGACGAGCTGCCGGATTCGCCGTTCTACGAGGTCGACAACGAGCGGGCGATCGTGAACGTCGGCAGCGTGGGCCAGCCGCGCGACCGCGACGCCCGGGCGTGCTACGTGATCGTGCGCCGCCGGCCGGAGATGTTCGAGGACGGGGTCGAGAGCCTCGCGGCGGCGGCGCTCAATTCGAGCGTGGAGCAGGTCGAGTTTGTGCGCGTGGAGTACGACCTGGAGCAGACGGTGCAGAAGATCCTGGCGGAGCCAGCGCTGGAAGACCTGCTCGGCACGCGGCTATACGACGGGCGGTAG
- a CDS encoding methyltransferase domain-containing protein yields MITPRRLKQLYEQGQNISACLREELALQQNTREIIELSYDLQAGSYVAAMHDAEQARLKQDYTQKIAATIARLCTPASVLEAGIGEGTTLSGVLAYLPGGIRSYGFDLSWSRVAYARRWLRSRQIRACTLCSGDLANIPFLENSIDVVFTSHAIEPNGGNELAIVRELYRVARRYVVLLEPAYEFASVEVRQRMDAHGYCRNLKGVAESCGYDVVEHGLFPYTGNPLNPTALTIIRKEQRGPAPDDVFACPRFKTPLQEVAGMLFSPEALVVYPILDGIPCLRSENGIVASKFPEIVAQR; encoded by the coding sequence GTGATCACGCCCCGACGTCTGAAGCAGCTCTACGAGCAGGGCCAGAACATCAGCGCCTGTTTGCGGGAGGAGCTGGCGCTTCAGCAGAACACGCGCGAGATCATCGAGCTCTCGTATGACCTGCAGGCCGGCAGCTACGTCGCCGCCATGCACGACGCCGAGCAGGCGCGGCTCAAGCAGGACTACACGCAGAAGATCGCCGCGACGATCGCGCGGCTGTGCACGCCCGCCTCCGTGCTCGAGGCCGGCATCGGCGAGGGGACGACGCTCTCGGGCGTGCTCGCGTACCTGCCGGGCGGGATCCGGAGCTACGGGTTCGATCTGAGCTGGTCGCGCGTCGCGTATGCCAGACGCTGGCTGCGGAGCAGGCAGATCCGGGCTTGCACGCTATGCTCCGGCGACCTGGCCAACATCCCGTTCCTGGAGAACTCCATCGACGTGGTGTTCACCTCACACGCCATCGAGCCCAACGGCGGCAACGAGTTGGCGATCGTGCGCGAGCTGTACCGCGTGGCACGCCGGTATGTCGTTCTGCTTGAGCCGGCGTACGAGTTCGCCAGCGTCGAAGTGCGGCAACGGATGGACGCACACGGCTACTGCCGGAATCTGAAAGGTGTGGCCGAATCCTGCGGCTACGACGTCGTGGAGCACGGATTGTTCCCGTACACGGGCAACCCGTTGAATCCGACGGCACTGACGATCATTCGCAAGGAGCAGCGCGGCCCGGCACCCGACGACGTCTTCGCCTGCCCGCGCTTCAAAACGCCCCTGCAGGAGGTCGCGGGGATGCTGTTCAGCCCGGAAGCCCTCGTGGTCTACCCGATCCTGGATGGGATTCCGTGCCTGCGCAGCGAGAACGGCATTGTGGCCAGCAAGTTCCCGGAGATCGTGGCTCAGCGCTGA
- a CDS encoding sialate O-acetylesterase, whose amino-acid sequence MHRYYRRCLTACLTLLLVALPAMADVRLPHVIGDNMVLQRDVPVPIWGWAAPGEKVTVRLGEQSLNAVADAAGAWQVKLPALTAGGPHDLVVTGQNTITLKNILVGEVWICSGQSNMEMGINQVQDAEKEIAAANYPEIRTFQVPHRPAGQPLPDVDAEWRVCTPDNIKVGIWGGFSATAYFFGRELHRELKVPVGLICTSWGGTRIEPWTPPCGFADLPKLEPIKQEIAAADAEYRAAVSSALGPIDAWVTAARAALSAEKPLPPAPAWPRHGLAHEGRPTGLYNGMVHALVPFALRGAIWYQGESNAAGGDGMLYFEKMKALIGGWRSVWGQDDFPFYYVQIAPFRYQKIQKAIAPTAIPEVWQAQTAALAIPNTGMAVTTDITDLDDIHPKNKQEVGRRLALWALANTYGQKNLVYSGPLYKSMAVEGNKIRVSFDHVGGGLAARDDKPLTWFEIAGADQKFVKAEARIDGATVVVSSDAVAAPVAVRFGWSMEAEPNLMNKDGLPASPFRTDQW is encoded by the coding sequence ATGCACCGTTACTACCGTCGCTGCCTGACTGCCTGTTTGACCCTGCTGCTCGTCGCACTGCCGGCGATGGCCGATGTGCGTCTGCCGCACGTGATCGGCGACAACATGGTCCTGCAGCGCGACGTGCCCGTTCCCATCTGGGGCTGGGCCGCGCCGGGTGAGAAGGTAACGGTCAGGCTGGGCGAGCAATCGCTGAATGCGGTCGCCGACGCTGCCGGTGCCTGGCAGGTCAAGCTGCCCGCGCTTACGGCCGGCGGGCCGCATGACCTCGTCGTCACGGGCCAGAACACAATCACGCTGAAGAACATCCTCGTCGGCGAGGTCTGGATCTGCTCCGGCCAGTCCAACATGGAGATGGGCATCAACCAGGTCCAGGATGCCGAGAAGGAAATCGCCGCCGCGAACTACCCGGAGATTCGTACCTTCCAGGTCCCGCACCGGCCCGCAGGCCAGCCGCTGCCGGACGTCGATGCCGAGTGGCGCGTCTGCACCCCCGACAACATCAAGGTTGGCATCTGGGGCGGCTTCTCGGCGACGGCGTATTTCTTCGGCCGCGAGCTGCACCGTGAGCTGAAGGTGCCCGTCGGCCTGATCTGCACCTCGTGGGGCGGCACGCGCATCGAGCCGTGGACGCCGCCGTGCGGGTTCGCCGACCTGCCCAAGCTGGAACCGATCAAGCAGGAAATCGCCGCGGCGGATGCCGAATACCGCGCCGCGGTGAGCTCAGCACTTGGACCGATCGACGCCTGGGTCACGGCTGCGCGTGCGGCGTTGAGCGCTGAGAAGCCGCTGCCGCCCGCGCCGGCTTGGCCGCGTCACGGGCTCGCGCATGAAGGCCGGCCGACCGGCCTCTACAACGGCATGGTGCACGCACTCGTGCCATTCGCGCTGCGCGGGGCGATCTGGTACCAGGGTGAATCCAACGCCGCTGGCGGCGACGGCATGCTGTACTTCGAGAAGATGAAGGCGCTGATCGGCGGCTGGCGCAGCGTCTGGGGCCAGGACGACTTCCCGTTCTACTACGTCCAGATTGCGCCGTTCCGCTACCAGAAGATCCAGAAGGCCATCGCCCCGACAGCAATCCCGGAAGTCTGGCAGGCCCAGACCGCGGCGCTGGCGATTCCGAACACCGGCATGGCGGTCACGACGGACATCACCGACCTGGATGACATCCATCCGAAGAACAAGCAGGAAGTCGGCCGGCGGCTCGCCCTGTGGGCACTCGCGAACACCTACGGTCAGAAGAACCTCGTCTACTCCGGCCCGCTTTACAAGTCGATGGCCGTTGAAGGAAACAAGATTCGCGTGAGCTTCGACCATGTGGGCGGCGGGCTCGCCGCACGCGACGACAAGCCACTGACCTGGTTCGAAATCGCCGGCGCCGACCAGAAGTTCGTCAAGGCCGAGGCCCGCATCGATGGCGCGACGGTGGTCGTCTCCAGCGACGCCGTGGCCGCCCCGGTCGCCGTGCGCTTCGGCTGGAGCATGGAAGCCGAGCCGAACCTGATGAACAAGGACGGTCTGCCGGCGTCGCCGTTCCGCACGGACCAGTGGTAG
- a CDS encoding ROK family protein: MFTSYPTGKPQLNRQVNRALILNRVRAAGRISRAELARITRIRPPTVTAVVRELLAEGLLEETGLGATHGGRAPRMLALSDRTPHALGFEVSDTTIRAGLADITGHLQYRWRAGYTPESPARTIDRLTAIGERLFKVRQEATDNSGLGWSRLRGVGIALPGGVDSAAGIVRWSAPLNWRDVALRTMCEQRWGVHTDVISDAAAVGLATHFSGAGDVRNQLSVVLRFADAARGEVGVGIGLIIHGEPYRGEFGTAGELATPVLHPLVDARDDRGRPFAGAAEFVAALQAGQAGAVAAMDRVAGDLMQLVLCAVDLLEPGRLVIEADVAELGAAFEARLAQNLAARRARQRCGQTDVVFATRGEFAGVRGAVVPALQRLFRLPSWS, translated from the coding sequence ATGTTTACGAGCTATCCTACCGGGAAGCCGCAACTCAATCGCCAGGTGAACCGCGCCCTGATCCTGAATCGCGTTCGAGCCGCCGGTCGGATCTCCCGGGCCGAGCTGGCCAGGATTACTCGGATCCGTCCCCCGACGGTTACCGCGGTTGTGCGCGAGCTGCTCGCGGAGGGCCTGCTCGAAGAAACCGGTCTAGGGGCGACGCACGGCGGCCGCGCCCCTCGCATGTTGGCGCTGTCTGATCGCACGCCGCACGCGCTCGGCTTCGAGGTGTCCGACACGACGATTCGCGCCGGGCTGGCGGATATCACGGGCCATCTGCAGTACCGCTGGCGTGCGGGCTACACGCCGGAGTCGCCCGCGCGGACCATCGACCGGCTGACCGCAATTGGGGAGCGGCTGTTCAAGGTCCGGCAGGAAGCAACGGACAACTCGGGACTGGGGTGGTCGCGGCTGCGCGGGGTGGGCATCGCGCTGCCGGGTGGGGTGGACAGCGCGGCCGGCATCGTGCGTTGGAGCGCGCCGCTGAACTGGCGCGACGTCGCGCTGCGGACGATGTGCGAGCAGCGCTGGGGCGTCCACACCGATGTGATCAGTGACGCCGCGGCTGTGGGCCTGGCCACGCATTTCTCTGGTGCCGGTGACGTGCGCAACCAGCTCTCGGTCGTGCTGCGGTTCGCGGATGCCGCGCGGGGCGAGGTGGGCGTGGGCATCGGCCTGATCATCCACGGTGAGCCGTACCGCGGTGAGTTCGGTACGGCGGGTGAGCTCGCGACGCCGGTGCTACATCCGCTGGTGGACGCGCGGGACGACCGCGGCCGCCCATTTGCCGGCGCGGCGGAATTCGTGGCCGCGCTCCAGGCCGGGCAGGCCGGTGCGGTGGCGGCGATGGATCGCGTCGCGGGCGACCTGATGCAGCTGGTACTGTGCGCCGTCGACCTGCTGGAGCCGGGCCGGCTTGTCATCGAGGCGGACGTGGCCGAGCTCGGCGCGGCGTTCGAGGCGCGTCTGGCGCAGAACCTGGCCGCGCGGCGCGCGCGGCAAAGGTGCGGCCAGACCGACGTCGTGTTTGCGACGCGCGGAGAATTTGCCGGCGTACGTGGCGCGGTCGTGCCGGCACTCCAGCGCCTGTTTCGATTGCCGAGCTGGAGCTGA
- a CDS encoding aldo/keto reductase, whose protein sequence is MSLPQPPDRGRPQLHRPPGAAPGLPRRAYGRTGEQLSIIGVGGMLVANLEPGHARRLVAEAIERGVNYFDVAPSYWNAEEVLGPALEPYRNRVFLACKTLERTQEGARAELERSLERLRTDHFDLYQLHALSDVATDVDVAFGRGGALETLIEAKRSGRVRYLGFSAHSEAAALAALDRYAFDSVLFPVNFAAYTVGHFGSRIMAKAEAQGVARLALKAMARQAWPADDPRRPQFPKCWYEPITDPREAELALRFTLSQPVTAALPPGEEMLFRRALDIAAAFRPLTPVEQTEVNLLAQALTPVFSAS, encoded by the coding sequence ATGAGCCTTCCGCAGCCGCCTGATCGGGGCCGGCCTCAACTACACCGCCCGCCGGGCGCTGCGCCGGGGCTACCACGCCGCGCGTACGGCCGCACCGGCGAACAGTTGTCAATCATCGGTGTGGGCGGGATGCTGGTGGCGAACCTGGAGCCGGGGCACGCGCGCCGGTTGGTAGCCGAAGCGATCGAGCGCGGAGTAAATTACTTTGACGTGGCACCGAGCTACTGGAACGCCGAGGAAGTGCTCGGGCCGGCGCTGGAGCCCTACCGCAACCGCGTCTTTCTGGCGTGCAAGACGCTGGAGCGCACGCAGGAAGGCGCACGCGCTGAACTGGAGCGCTCACTGGAACGGCTGCGCACAGACCACTTCGACCTGTACCAGTTGCACGCCCTGTCCGACGTGGCCACGGACGTGGATGTGGCTTTTGGGCGCGGCGGCGCGCTGGAAACACTGATCGAAGCCAAACGCTCCGGCCGCGTGCGCTACCTGGGGTTCTCGGCGCATTCGGAAGCGGCAGCCCTCGCGGCCCTCGATCGATACGCGTTTGACTCGGTGCTTTTCCCGGTCAATTTCGCCGCGTACACGGTCGGCCATTTCGGGTCACGGATCATGGCCAAAGCAGAGGCGCAGGGCGTCGCCCGACTGGCGCTCAAGGCCATGGCCCGCCAGGCCTGGCCCGCTGATGACCCCCGTCGACCGCAGTTCCCGAAGTGCTGGTACGAGCCGATCACCGACCCGCGCGAGGCCGAGCTCGCGTTGCGCTTCACGCTGAGCCAGCCGGTCACAGCCGCCTTGCCGCCCGGCGAGGAGATGTTGTTTCGCCGCGCGCTGGACATTGCGGCTGCTTTCCGCCCGCTCACGCCGGTGGAGCAGACCGAAGTGAATTTGCTGGCCCAGGCGCTGACCCCGGTCTTCAGCGCGTCGTGA